In one window of Paenarthrobacter nicotinovorans DNA:
- a CDS encoding LuxR C-terminal-related transcriptional regulator, protein MTINPDGGPGRTVRVVIVDDHTIFRSGLKADLDARMDVVGEAGTVEQAIAVIAETRPEVVLLDVHLPGGLGGGGREVIAGSSALLGTTSFLALSVSDAAEDVVSVIRAGARGYVTKTISGKEISDAVIRVADGDAVFSPRLAGFVLDAFGTAPADIADDELDKLSARELEVMRLIARGYSYKEVAKELFISIKTVETHVSAVLRKLQLSSRHELTKWAAERRLL, encoded by the coding sequence ATGACGATCAATCCTGATGGTGGTCCGGGACGCACTGTGCGGGTGGTGATCGTGGATGACCACACCATTTTCCGCTCCGGGCTGAAGGCCGATCTTGACGCACGCATGGACGTAGTGGGCGAAGCCGGAACGGTGGAGCAGGCCATCGCAGTAATCGCCGAGACCCGCCCCGAGGTAGTGCTCCTGGATGTTCATCTTCCCGGCGGCCTGGGCGGCGGCGGCCGTGAGGTTATCGCCGGTTCCTCGGCCTTGCTGGGTACCACCAGTTTCCTGGCCTTGAGCGTGTCCGACGCCGCGGAGGACGTGGTTTCGGTGATCCGGGCCGGCGCCCGCGGTTACGTCACCAAGACCATTTCCGGCAAGGAAATTTCCGACGCCGTGATCCGGGTTGCCGATGGAGATGCCGTGTTTTCTCCCCGGCTCGCAGGATTCGTGCTGGACGCCTTCGGAACGGCTCCGGCGGACATCGCGGATGATGAACTGGACAAGCTCTCCGCCCGGGAACTCGAAGTCATGCGGCTCATCGCCAGGGGATACAGCTACAAGGAAGTTGCCAAGGAGCTGTTCATCTCCATCAAGACGGTGGAAACGCACGTCTCAGCCGTCCTGCGGAAGCTCCAGCTCTCCAGCCGCCACGAACTCACCAAGTGGGCAGCGGAGCGACGCCTCCTCTGA
- a CDS encoding ATP-binding protein: MRTAVERPPLVRSSDRMIAGVCSGLADHLGWPVKFVRLGMVLASFAGGAGVAFYAWLWTMVPTADENAKRNARRPASPIAPAVSLPPVAPGSIDTARAPRAYDAGTAPAAFSGPAVAGAPGGGSAATGATGPAATAPDAGANPPGGWWDGSALASWFSFRKIQYGKEILLGAALLLVAAILIARQFGVDVPLGTLIPVAAILGGAAIAWMQLDETRRAGLVDKTKADQAGGWVRLAAGLALVVAGVLVMVSGSGSWEQTWLALLASVAVLGGVALVLLPWGLKFWKDLETERAGRVRETERAEIAAHLHDSVLQTLALIQRRAGSEQDVVRLARAQERELRTWLFSDPAKETGLLAERIKAIAAEVEDSHGNAVEVVTVGDTEMTERHEALVQAAREAMLNAARHGGGTVSVYLESTDGNTEIFIKDRGPGFNLDAVPDDRLGVKESIIGRMKRHGGTAVINSSSDGTEVRLALPSAPSEANEQRKGEAFMSEARNSEVRNGEMKQ; the protein is encoded by the coding sequence ATGAGAACCGCCGTTGAACGCCCCCCGCTGGTCCGCAGCAGCGACCGCATGATCGCGGGCGTCTGCAGCGGCCTGGCGGATCACCTGGGGTGGCCGGTCAAGTTTGTGCGGCTTGGCATGGTGCTGGCCAGTTTTGCCGGCGGGGCAGGTGTGGCGTTCTATGCGTGGCTGTGGACCATGGTTCCCACCGCGGATGAGAACGCCAAGCGCAATGCCCGCCGACCGGCGTCGCCCATTGCTCCTGCCGTGAGCCTGCCGCCTGTGGCGCCTGGAAGCATTGACACCGCCCGGGCGCCAAGGGCGTACGACGCCGGCACCGCACCGGCGGCTTTCAGCGGACCGGCGGTGGCTGGTGCTCCGGGCGGCGGGTCGGCAGCCACCGGAGCCACAGGTCCCGCCGCAACAGCTCCGGACGCAGGCGCAAACCCGCCCGGAGGTTGGTGGGACGGCAGCGCCCTGGCATCGTGGTTCTCGTTCCGGAAGATTCAATACGGCAAGGAGATCCTCCTCGGTGCCGCGCTGCTTCTGGTTGCTGCCATTCTGATCGCCCGCCAATTCGGGGTCGACGTCCCCTTGGGCACTCTGATTCCGGTAGCAGCCATCCTCGGTGGTGCGGCGATTGCCTGGATGCAGCTGGATGAAACCCGCAGGGCCGGCTTGGTGGACAAGACGAAGGCCGACCAAGCCGGTGGCTGGGTCCGTCTCGCAGCGGGCCTGGCGCTGGTTGTGGCAGGTGTCCTGGTGATGGTGTCGGGGTCGGGCTCCTGGGAACAGACCTGGCTTGCCCTGCTGGCCTCCGTGGCGGTCCTGGGCGGCGTTGCCTTGGTGTTGCTGCCTTGGGGGCTGAAATTCTGGAAGGACCTGGAAACAGAGCGGGCCGGCCGTGTCCGGGAAACCGAGCGCGCTGAAATCGCCGCCCATCTGCACGATTCAGTGCTCCAGACCCTCGCACTGATCCAGCGGCGGGCGGGATCCGAACAGGACGTGGTCCGCTTGGCACGTGCACAGGAACGCGAACTCCGGACCTGGCTCTTCAGCGACCCCGCCAAGGAAACGGGCCTCCTGGCTGAACGGATCAAGGCGATCGCAGCCGAAGTGGAGGACTCCCACGGCAATGCGGTGGAAGTGGTCACCGTGGGCGATACCGAAATGACGGAACGGCACGAGGCCCTGGTACAGGCGGCCAGGGAAGCGATGCTCAACGCGGCACGGCATGGTGGCGGGACGGTATCGGTCTACCTTGAGAGCACTGACGGCAACACTGAGATCTTCATCAAGGACCGCGGCCCCGGTTTCAACCTTGACGCTGTGCCCGACGATCGCCTGGGCGTCAAGGAATCAATCATCGGCCGGATGAAACGGCACGGTGGAACCGCGGTCATCAACAGCAGCAGCGACGGCACGGAAGTCCGCTTGGCCCTTCCGTCAGCACCTTCGGAGGCGAATGAGCAGCGGAAAGGTGAAGCTTTCATGAGTGAGGCTCGAAACAGTGAAGTCCGGAACGGAGAAATGAAGCAATGA